The Collibacillus ludicampi region TAAAATGCTTGTGATGTGCGGTCAATTCGTATCGGTTCCGGGTCGTCCATAAAGAAAAGTTGGGATGTACGATGCCGTTCATCTTTTGCCAAACCACAGACCGGGATATCGAGATCCAATTCATTTTGCAGTACATCGAGCGCCGCGTGAATCTGCCCTTTTCCACCGTCAATCACGATCAGATCGGGCAACGGACCTTTTTCCTTCAAGACGCGTACATATCTTCTGCGGATGACCTCTCGCATGGAAGCATAATCGTCCGGCCCTGTTACCGTTTTGATTTTATACTTGCGATACTCTTTCTTCGCAGGTTGACCGTCGAGAAATACAACCATAGCGGCCACCGGATTGACGCCTTGGATATTGGAGTTGTCGAAAGCTTCGATGCGGCGGGGGGTTTGGATCGCGAGAATATCCCCCAATTGTTGAACGGCGCGAATGGTGCGATCCATATCTCGATCCATCAACTTGAATCGTTCCTCGAGCGCATTCCGAGCATTCTCGATCGCCATTTCTACCAATTTTTTCTTATTTCCGCGCATCGGAACTTTGATCTTCCCTTGCAACCATTGATCGATCGCTTCGATATCGATTCCTGTAGGCAATAAAATCTCCTTGGGAAGATCGGGATTTTCATAATAAAATTGGGTAACATAGGAAAGAAAATCTTCGGTTTCATCATTATGATGCTGGAAAACGGAGACGTTTCTTTCGATTAATTTCCCATTGCGCATGTAAAAGACTTGTACACACATCATACCCTTATCCGCGTAGTAACCGAAGATATCACGATCGATACCATCGGCCAAATCCACTTTCTGCCCTTCCATCAACCGGTCAATCTGTATGATCAAATCTCTCAGTTCCTTGGCTCGTTCGAACCGTAGCGCTTCCGCTTCCTGATTCATTTTTTCAATTAACTGCTCTTTGATTTCTCCATGTCCTCCATTAAGAAACTTGACGATGTTTTTAATCATTTCATCATATGTCTCTTTAAGAACTGGGAATTCACACGGCGCCAGGCATTGATTGATATGATAATACAGACATACTTTCGATTTCAGCGTCCTACATTTTCTGAGTGGGAACAAGCGGTCGAGCAGTTTTTTCGTTTCATTCGCGGCTGTCGCGTTGGGATACGGACCAAAGTAGCGCGCTTTGTCTTTTTGCACCCGTCTCACGATTTCAAGGCGAGGATGCTCTTCACTCGTGATCTTTATATAGGGATACGCCTTGTCATCCTTTAACATGATATTGTAATGCGGCGTATATTTTTTGATGAGATTACATTCGAGGAGTAGCGCTTCCACAACCGTATCGGTGATTATATATTCGAAATCCGCTATATGGCTGACAAGCGACTGGGTCTTACCGTCGTGGGATCCTGTGAAATAGGATCGTACCCGGTTTTTAAGAACTTTGGCCTTTCCTACATAGATCACACGACCTGTGGCATCTTTCATTAAATAGACACCGGGCTTCTCAGGAAGCAACTTCAATTTTTCGCGAATCTTTTCTCTTTGATCCATCGATGATCACCAGAATCATCATAACACAGGACGCGAATCTTTCGGAACCGCGTTCCCTAAGGGAATATCAGAGAATAAACGTCAAGTGGATGCGAGAGAAAATATTTAGTTTCCTCTGAAAGGAATGGTTCATCGAAATTTCCGCACATCATCGAGATCAAATAATATGGAACAATCCATCTCATCGAAGTTGACAAGAACCTTTGATTCATTGATTTCAACCACTCGACCGATCATATTTGAAAAAAAATTGTCTGAGACAACAACAACACAATCACTGATTTTGATCATGTAACCACCTCAACTCCCATCCGCCATTACAATCACATAATTACTTATCGGACTTTATGATTTTGATTAAGGGCATCTTACCGTACTCGACTATCATAAGTAAAATGATGTTTTTTAATGTTTATAATAAAAATATCTTATAGATAAAAGATTCAGAGATCTGTAAAGAACGTACCGTTTATAAACATTGAATGTCCGTACTTGCATAAAATAACCGGTTCCATAAGAGGAAACCGGT contains the following coding sequences:
- the uvrC gene encoding excinuclease ABC subunit UvrC, which codes for MDQREKIREKLKLLPEKPGVYLMKDATGRVIYVGKAKVLKNRVRSYFTGSHDGKTQSLVSHIADFEYIITDTVVEALLLECNLIKKYTPHYNIMLKDDKAYPYIKITSEEHPRLEIVRRVQKDKARYFGPYPNATAANETKKLLDRLFPLRKCRTLKSKVCLYYHINQCLAPCEFPVLKETYDEMIKNIVKFLNGGHGEIKEQLIEKMNQEAEALRFERAKELRDLIIQIDRLMEGQKVDLADGIDRDIFGYYADKGMMCVQVFYMRNGKLIERNVSVFQHHNDETEDFLSYVTQFYYENPDLPKEILLPTGIDIEAIDQWLQGKIKVPMRGNKKKLVEMAIENARNALEERFKLMDRDMDRTIRAVQQLGDILAIQTPRRIEAFDNSNIQGVNPVAAMVVFLDGQPAKKEYRKYKIKTVTGPDDYASMREVIRRRYVRVLKEKGPLPDLIVIDGGKGQIHAALDVLQNELDLDIPVCGLAKDERHRTSQLFFMDDPEPIRIDRTSQAFYLLTRIQEEVHRFAITFHRTTHNKQAMRSILDEIPGVGEKRRKALLKHFGSLDAIRSAPIEEFRKIGIGDQLAHEILSFLNQK